One window from the genome of Malacoplasma penetrans HF-2 encodes:
- a CDS encoding glycine--tRNA ligase: MSKKIDQETIVNHFKNYGFVYQNSEIYNGLANAWDFGPLGSLIKNNLKNLWLKHFIYSKKEMHLIDTNIILNPLVWKASGHIDNFSDPLIDCKECKSRFRADKLILENTKEEINEQTDSDTLIKIISDNKIKCPNCKKSNWTEIRKFNLMFDTSIGVVDDKKDLVYLRPETAQGIFINFKNIQRTQRQKLPFGVGQIGKAFRNEITPGNFIFRTREFEQMEIEYFCDKKDSPKVFDNFLESIKTFLFKTLKIHENNIKIIDYPKEELAHYSSRTVDFLYNFPHGYSELWGLADRGEFDLTAHQNLSKKSLEYLNEETKEKFVPSVIEPSVGVERLLYAILIDAYDEEKIDEENNRVVLKLIPELAPYKFAVLPLSNKLNDKAEEIFNNLILSNICTYDSSGSIGKRYRRQDAIGTPYCITVDFDTLEDECVTIRDRDSMKQIRIKIKDIDLSKVQELFKNAK, translated from the coding sequence ATGAGTAAAAAAATTGATCAAGAAACAATAGTTAATCATTTTAAGAATTATGGATTTGTTTATCAAAATTCTGAGATTTACAATGGTTTAGCAAATGCTTGAGATTTTGGACCTTTAGGTTCTTTAATTAAAAATAATTTAAAAAACTTATGATTAAAACACTTTATTTACTCTAAAAAAGAAATGCATTTAATTGACACTAATATTATTTTGAACCCTTTAGTTTGAAAGGCTTCAGGTCATATTGATAACTTTTCTGATCCTTTAATTGATTGTAAAGAATGTAAGTCACGTTTTAGAGCTGATAAATTGATATTAGAAAATACTAAAGAAGAAATTAATGAACAAACAGATTCTGATACTTTGATAAAAATCATTTCAGACAATAAAATAAAATGTCCTAATTGTAAGAAATCTAATTGAACTGAAATTAGAAAATTTAATTTAATGTTTGACACTTCAATTGGTGTTGTTGATGATAAAAAAGATTTAGTTTATTTAAGACCTGAAACAGCTCAAGGTATTTTTATTAATTTTAAAAACATTCAAAGAACCCAAAGACAAAAATTACCATTTGGTGTTGGCCAAATTGGTAAAGCTTTTAGAAATGAAATTACACCAGGTAATTTTATTTTTAGAACTAGAGAATTTGAACAAATGGAAATTGAATATTTTTGTGATAAAAAAGATAGTCCTAAGGTTTTTGATAACTTCTTAGAAAGTATTAAAACATTCTTATTTAAAACTTTAAAAATTCATGAAAACAATATAAAAATTATTGATTACCCTAAAGAAGAATTAGCTCACTACTCTAGTAGAACTGTAGATTTTTTATATAACTTTCCACATGGTTATAGTGAATTATGAGGGCTAGCAGATCGTGGGGAATTTGATTTAACAGCTCATCAAAATTTATCTAAAAAAAGTCTAGAATATCTAAATGAAGAAACTAAAGAAAAATTTGTTCCTTCAGTTATTGAACCATCTGTTGGTGTAGAAAGACTATTATATGCAATACTAATTGATGCTTATGATGAAGAAAAAATAGATGAAGAAAATAATAGAGTTGTTTTAAAACTTATTCCAGAATTAGCTCCTTATAAATTTGCTGTTCTTCCACTATCTAATAAATTGAATGATAAGGCTGAAGAAATATTTAATAATTTGATTCTTTCAAATATTTGTACATATGATTCTTCTGGTTCAATTGGTAAAAGATATAGAAGACAAGATGCAATTGGTACTCCATATTGTATAACAGTAGATTTCGATACTTTAGAAGATGAGTGTGTAACAATTAGGGATAGAGACAGCATGAAACAAATTAGAATTAAAATTAAAGATATAGATTTATCAAAAGTACAAGAACTATTCAAAAATGCAAAATAA
- the dnaG gene encoding DNA primase, with amino-acid sequence MQNNTTNNNWISDLVKSYSIVDVVQHYLQLSKKGNDYKAICPFHADRNPSLSVSPSKNVFKCFTCNTGGDSLRFIMLYKKITYTEAIKEFKTIFNITDPNLDRYINSTSKVNEEDQKIYNANKKASFYYNNTLYAKENIKCLQYLKDRHIDDELIKFYEIGFAPKLPRDYLLNLFESTKSNHNIDNYQLLNAGLVSLTDKNEFIDFFHDRLIIPIKNEFGNIAGFSGRTISPNEKIKYINTKTTTVFQKENILFNLFAFDKTKYEEIFIVEGYMDVFAFRRLGIENVIASMGTAFTINQINIIKKYKNIKRIILCLDNDNAGNEATISLYEKLTKNNFDIFLVRPYSKKFKDVDELSRQLPKEECLKIINDQIGFVEYQIEKLKQMNLSYKDKKIELSSIVDMISDFAYNQKFFTEDKKMICDFFEIDVPELQSLLDEKAKKSIKGTGKNFQNNKNKNFIHFSNELKQAIDSAIDNEVGKGSNRENNLFVEIKNPIKEREITKLKEQEKTLFLNMLFSKELAEMYFKYLGYLVFINPKNEDAVVYRVHRIVIEILRENLKNKTYDVEDICNQIINSDKLNGTHKDFFNGELNRYLKINNLPDIKRDASSIREKDPSFEEKILSEGITLLTELRNHQFKQIIEDKKIEVRELKMNGKLKEAEEKEKEIKLIEKEKKLFNEAINTEKSMH; translated from the coding sequence ATGCAAAATAATACTACTAATAATAATTGAATATCTGATTTAGTCAAAAGTTATAGTATTGTTGATGTAGTGCAACATTATTTACAACTTTCAAAAAAGGGTAATGACTATAAAGCTATTTGCCCTTTTCATGCTGATAGAAATCCTTCACTTTCAGTATCTCCATCTAAAAATGTTTTCAAATGTTTTACATGTAATACTGGTGGTGATTCTTTAAGATTTATTATGTTGTATAAGAAAATTACTTATACTGAAGCAATTAAAGAATTTAAAACCATATTTAATATTACTGATCCTAATTTAGATAGATATATAAATTCAACTTCTAAAGTTAATGAAGAAGATCAAAAAATTTATAATGCTAACAAAAAAGCAAGTTTTTACTATAACAATACTTTATATGCAAAAGAAAATATTAAGTGTTTGCAATATTTAAAAGACAGACATATTGATGATGAACTAATTAAGTTTTATGAAATTGGTTTTGCTCCAAAACTTCCAAGAGATTATTTGTTGAATTTATTTGAATCAACAAAAAGTAATCATAATATTGATAACTATCAACTTCTAAATGCTGGATTAGTTTCTTTAACAGATAAGAATGAATTCATAGATTTTTTTCATGATAGATTAATAATTCCAATTAAAAATGAATTTGGTAATATTGCAGGTTTTTCAGGGAGAACAATTAGTCCAAATGAAAAAATTAAGTATATAAATACTAAAACTACTACTGTATTCCAAAAAGAAAATATATTATTTAACCTGTTTGCTTTTGATAAAACAAAATATGAAGAAATATTTATAGTTGAAGGTTACATGGATGTTTTTGCTTTTAGAAGATTAGGAATTGAAAATGTAATTGCATCTATGGGGACAGCATTTACAATTAATCAAATTAATATTATTAAGAAATATAAAAACATTAAAAGAATTATTTTATGTTTGGATAATGATAATGCTGGTAATGAAGCAACAATATCACTTTATGAAAAGTTAACTAAAAATAATTTTGATATTTTTTTGGTAAGACCATATAGTAAAAAATTTAAAGATGTTGATGAACTTTCAAGACAATTACCAAAAGAAGAATGTTTGAAAATTATTAATGACCAAATAGGATTTGTTGAATATCAAATTGAAAAACTTAAACAAATGAATTTATCTTATAAAGATAAAAAAATTGAATTATCTTCAATTGTTGATATGATAAGTGACTTTGCTTATAACCAAAAATTCTTTACAGAAGATAAGAAAATGATTTGTGACTTTTTTGAAATTGATGTCCCTGAACTTCAATCACTTCTTGATGAAAAAGCAAAGAAGTCCATCAAAGGTACTGGTAAAAATTTTCAAAATAATAAAAACAAAAACTTCATCCACTTTTCTAATGAATTAAAACAAGCTATAGATAGTGCAATAGATAATGAAGTTGGAAAGGGATCAAATAGAGAAAATAATCTTTTTGTTGAAATTAAAAATCCAATAAAAGAACGAGAAATAACCAAACTAAAAGAACAAGAAAAAACCTTGTTTTTAAATATGTTGTTCTCAAAAGAGTTAGCAGAAATGTATTTCAAATACTTAGGATATTTAGTTTTTATTAATCCAAAAAATGAAGATGCAGTTGTATATAGAGTGCATAGGATAGTTATAGAAATTTTGAGAGAAAATCTTAAAAATAAAACATATGATGTTGAGGATATTTGTAATCAAATTATTAATTCTGATAAATTGAATGGAACTCACAAAGATTTTTTTAATGGTGAATTAAATAGATATTTAAAAATAAATAACTTACCTGATATAAAAAGGGATGCTTCTTCTATTAGGGAGAAAGACCCTTCTTTTGAAGAAAAAATATTATCAGAAGGGATTACTCTTTTAACTGAATTAAGAAACCATCAATTCAAACAAATAATTGAAGATAAAAAAATAGAAGTTCGTGAATTGAAAATGAATGGGAAATTGAAAGAAGCTGAAGAGAAAGAAAAAGAAATTAAGTTAATTGAAAAAGAAAAAAAACTATTTAATGAAGCAATAAATACAGAGAAATCAATGCACTAG